A part of Candidatus Moraniibacteriota bacterium genomic DNA contains:
- a CDS encoding helix-turn-helix domain-containing protein: MKKSMTDKKIGSEEIPELFTLEEACEMLKVHPNTLRQWDAKGILPAIRIGEKRMRRYHKEDILKFLEKK; this comes from the coding sequence ATGAAAAAATCAATGACAGACAAGAAAATCGGCAGTGAGGAGATTCCAGAACTGTTCACCCTTGAAGAAGCCTGCGAGATGCTCAAAGTGCACCCAAACACACTTCGTCAATGGGATGCGAAAGGCATTTTGCCCGCTATTCGTATTGGGGAAAAACGTATGCGACGGTATCACAAGGAGGATATTCTCAAATTTCTTGAAAAAAAGTAG
- a CDS encoding N-6 DNA methylase yields the protein MFEQTFKNIDDILHKDAGCSSELDYVEQTSWVLFLKYLNDLEEDKKTAAELSGKKYESIIEPEFRWNNWAMPKNKDGKLDHQTALTGDDLVDFVNIQLFPYLKKFKASAESADTIEYKIGEIFSELKNRIHSGYNLREIINLIDQLRFRTNAEKHEMSHLYEAKIQNMGNAGRNGGEYYTPRPLIKTIVKVVAPKIGDKIYDGAVGSAGFLCEAFSYLMESKGKKENLTPKDIETLQKNTFYGSEKKSLAYIIGTMNMILHGVEAPHIVHTNTLAENIADIQEKDRYDVVLANPPFGGKERVEVQQNFPIKTGETAFLFLQHFIKKLKAGGKAGVVIKNTFLSNTDNASVSLRKLLLENCNLHTVLDLPGGTFTGAGVKTVVLFFEKGKSTKKVWFYQLNLDRNLGKTNALSEKDLADFVKLQKTKAESDNSWAVDVADVNQKTFDLGAKNPHKKAEATLRQPQEIAEEMKKLDKESADILNSVLKMI from the coding sequence ATGTTTGAACAGACTTTCAAGAATATAGACGATATTTTACACAAAGACGCTGGGTGTAGCAGTGAGCTGGATTATGTTGAGCAAACCTCCTGGGTATTGTTTTTGAAATATCTCAATGATTTAGAGGAGGACAAAAAGACAGCCGCCGAACTGTCTGGCAAGAAATACGAAAGCATAATTGAACCAGAGTTTCGTTGGAATAATTGGGCGATGCCGAAAAACAAAGATGGTAAGCTCGACCATCAGACAGCGCTTACAGGGGATGACCTTGTTGACTTCGTGAATATCCAGCTTTTTCCTTATCTGAAGAAATTCAAAGCTTCCGCTGAAAGCGCCGACACCATTGAATACAAAATCGGTGAAATTTTCAGTGAGCTAAAAAACAGAATCCATAGTGGCTATAATCTCCGTGAAATTATCAATCTCATTGACCAGCTCCGATTCAGAACGAATGCTGAAAAGCACGAGATGAGCCATCTCTACGAAGCCAAGATTCAGAACATGGGCAATGCTGGTCGTAATGGAGGTGAATACTATACACCGCGCCCGCTTATCAAAACCATAGTAAAGGTAGTGGCTCCAAAAATCGGAGACAAGATTTATGATGGTGCAGTCGGCAGTGCTGGCTTTTTATGTGAAGCTTTTAGTTATTTAATGGAAAGTAAGGGAAAAAAGGAAAATCTTACTCCAAAGGATATTGAAACTCTTCAAAAAAATACATTCTACGGTAGTGAGAAGAAATCATTGGCGTATATCATTGGCACGATGAATATGATTTTGCACGGAGTAGAGGCTCCGCACATTGTACATACCAACACTTTGGCTGAGAACATTGCCGATATTCAAGAGAAAGACCGCTATGATGTGGTACTCGCCAACCCGCCTTTTGGAGGGAAAGAGCGGGTAGAAGTGCAACAAAACTTTCCCATTAAAACTGGCGAAACTGCCTTTCTTTTTCTTCAGCATTTTATAAAAAAACTCAAAGCGGGTGGCAAGGCTGGTGTGGTTATCAAGAATACTTTTTTGAGCAATACGGACAATGCCTCAGTGAGTTTGCGCAAGCTTTTGCTGGAGAATTGTAATTTGCATACTGTATTGGATTTGCCAGGGGGAACTTTTACGGGAGCTGGCGTGAAGACGGTGGTATTATTTTTTGAAAAGGGAAAGTCGACCAAAAAGGTTTGGTTTTATCAGTTGAATCTGGATAGGAATCTAGGGAAGACCAACGCATTAAGCGAAAAAGATTTGGCTGATTTCGTGAAATTACAGAAAACCAAGGCCGAGAGTGATAATTCCTGGGCTGTGGATGTGGCGGATGTGAATCAGAAAACTTTTGATTTAGGGGCTAAAAATCCTCACAAAAAAGCTGAGGCTACTTTACGTCAGCCACAAGAAATAGCGGAAGAGATGAAAAAGCTCGACAAGGAAAGTGCCGATATTTTGAACTCAGTTTTGAAAATGATATGA
- a CDS encoding restriction endonuclease subunit S: MKQDWETKKLGEICSIELGKTPYRGDESFWDKEKETRNVWLSIADLLNVNGNVVSDSKEYISDKATKLSKLVEKGTLLVSFKLTLGRLAFAGKDLYTNEAIAALVIKDKKIIDINYLYQFLSFFDWNLAAEGDVKVKGKTLNKAKLKEIEIIFPSSLKEQKRIVSILDRALADVEKAKANAEQNLKNAKELFESYLQGVFEKKGDDWEEKTLGDIGKPSMCKRILKHQTSSTGDIPFYKIGTFGKAPNAFISRDIYNEFRTKYSFPKKGDILISASGTIGRRVRYNGEPAFFQDSNIVWIDNDEKQVLNDYLYVFYEFCDWQPSKGATIARLYNSDLTRIKIVFPKSLAEQKNILKKIDALSAETKKLEAIYQQKIKDLEELKKSILQKAFNGEL, from the coding sequence ATGAAACAAGATTGGGAAACAAAAAAATTAGGCGAAATATGCTCGATAGAATTAGGTAAAACTCCCTACAGGGGAGATGAGTCTTTTTGGGACAAAGAAAAAGAAACAAGAAATGTTTGGTTGTCCATTGCGGATTTATTGAATGTTAATGGAAATGTTGTATCTGACAGCAAGGAGTATATCTCTGATAAGGCAACTAAATTATCAAAGTTGGTTGAAAAGGGCACCCTGCTCGTTAGTTTCAAATTAACATTAGGTAGGCTCGCTTTCGCTGGCAAGGATTTATATACAAATGAAGCTATCGCTGCTTTGGTTATAAAAGACAAAAAAATAATTGATATAAATTACTTGTATCAATTTTTGTCATTTTTCGATTGGAATTTGGCTGCGGAAGGAGATGTTAAGGTGAAGGGAAAAACACTTAATAAAGCCAAGCTTAAAGAAATTGAAATTATTTTCCCAAGTTCATTAAAAGAACAAAAACGCATCGTATCCATTTTGGATAGAGCTCTTGCTGATGTAGAAAAAGCTAAAGCCAATGCTGAACAAAACCTCAAAAACGCCAAAGAACTTTTTGAAAGTTATTTACAGGGGGTGTTTGAGAAAAAAGGAGATGATTGGGAAGAGAAGACCTTGGGGGATATAGGAAAACCTTCAATGTGCAAAAGAATATTAAAACACCAAACTTCATCAACTGGTGATATTCCTTTTTACAAAATTGGTACTTTTGGTAAAGCACCTAACGCTTTTATCTCTAGAGATATATATAATGAGTTTCGCACTAAGTATTCTTTTCCAAAAAAAGGAGACATCCTCATCTCTGCTTCAGGTACTATAGGTAGACGCGTTAGGTATAATGGTGAACCTGCTTTCTTTCAAGATTCAAATATTGTTTGGATTGATAATGACGAAAAGCAAGTTTTGAATGATTACCTGTATGTTTTCTATGAATTTTGTGACTGGCAACCATCTAAAGGAGCTACAATTGCGAGGCTGTATAATAGTGACCTTACAAGAATAAAAATTGTATTCCCGAAATCTCTTGCAGAACAAAAAAACATCCTTAAAAAAATAGATGCCCTTTCGGCAGAAACAAAAAAACTCGAAGCCATTTATCAACAAAAAATAAAAGATTTAGAAGAGTTGAAAAAAAGTATTTTGCAAAAAGCATTTAACGGTGAGCTGTAA
- a CDS encoding DEAD/DEAH box helicase family protein produces MNEAETRAELIDPVLKSSGWGVIDGSKILREYHITAGKIQAGGARAKKLTADYILVYKGVKLAVIEAKSDELEVGEGVAQAKQYAEKLDLKTAYATNGREIYSIGMTGNDRGVVEKYPTPDELWNETFSDQNEWRDRFSLVPFEDINKTKPPRFYQEIAVNNVLEAVANNKERILLTLATGTGKTSIAFQIAWKLYQSRWNLKRDGGRRPRILFLADRNNLANQAFGEFSAYSAFPEDALVRISPKEISKKGSVPTNGSIFFTIFQTFMSGTDAEGKPAPYFGEYPADYFDFIIIDECHRGGANDEGNWRGILEYFSPAVQLGLTATPKRKDNVDTYRYFGEPVYVYSLKEGINDGYLTPFKVKRISTTLDRYIFTSDDQIVEGEIEEGRWYEEADFNKIIEIKEREVKRVKVFMDEADQNEKAIIFCATQNHAAAVRDLVNQYKKSTDPNYCVRVTANDGEIGEQFLREFQDNEKTIPTILTTSQKLSTGVDARNIRNIVLMRPINSMIEFKQIVGRGTRLFDGKEFFTIYDFVDAYHHFADPEWDGEPVELETTEKEPKKSVEEPREEKAKEEETETKPKKVKVKLSNGKELEIQHMIATSFWSADGKPISVEEFLHNLFGELPKFFQSEDELREIWSNPITRKNLLERLAVAGYGKDELTNLQKLIDAEKSDLFDVLEYVFNSDVKPITREMRVAGAQSTIFAKLSSKQKEFIEFVLSKYIETGVEELDQEKLPDLLKIKYQSLEDAKEELGEVINISSLFINFQPFLYKSDNVRQYERMSV; encoded by the coding sequence ATGAATGAAGCAGAGACAAGAGCTGAACTCATAGACCCAGTATTGAAATCCAGTGGCTGGGGCGTGATTGATGGCTCGAAAATTCTTCGTGAATACCATATAACCGCGGGGAAGATTCAGGCGGGAGGAGCAAGAGCGAAGAAGCTCACTGCTGACTACATCCTTGTCTACAAAGGCGTTAAGTTGGCTGTGATTGAGGCCAAGAGCGATGAATTGGAAGTCGGGGAGGGTGTTGCGCAAGCCAAGCAATATGCTGAGAAACTAGACCTGAAGACAGCCTATGCCACGAACGGAAGAGAAATATACAGTATTGGGATGACTGGTAATGACAGGGGCGTAGTTGAAAAATACCCAACCCCTGACGAGCTTTGGAATGAAACATTTTCAGACCAGAACGAGTGGAGGGATAGGTTTTCTCTCGTACCTTTTGAAGACATCAACAAAACAAAGCCCCCGCGCTTTTATCAGGAAATTGCCGTCAATAATGTTTTGGAGGCCGTAGCCAACAATAAAGAGCGGATACTATTAACTCTGGCAACGGGAACGGGCAAGACTTCGATTGCTTTTCAAATTGCCTGGAAGCTGTATCAGTCACGCTGGAATCTGAAACGTGATGGTGGCAGGCGACCGCGGATACTTTTTTTGGCCGACAGGAATAACCTTGCTAACCAGGCCTTCGGCGAGTTTTCTGCATACTCAGCATTTCCCGAAGATGCTTTGGTGCGCATCAGTCCCAAAGAAATCAGCAAGAAGGGGAGCGTACCGACCAATGGCAGCATCTTCTTCACTATCTTTCAGACATTTATGAGTGGCACGGATGCTGAAGGGAAACCTGCCCCCTATTTCGGAGAGTATCCTGCCGATTATTTTGATTTCATCATCATAGATGAGTGCCATCGTGGCGGAGCGAATGACGAAGGGAACTGGAGGGGGATTTTGGAGTATTTTTCTCCAGCAGTCCAGTTAGGTTTGACGGCCACGCCAAAGCGTAAAGATAATGTGGATACGTATAGATACTTCGGCGAGCCAGTGTATGTCTACTCTCTCAAGGAGGGTATCAATGATGGATACCTGACTCCATTCAAGGTGAAGCGTATTTCGACTACCTTGGATAGATATATTTTCACAAGTGATGACCAAATTGTTGAAGGGGAAATTGAAGAAGGGAGATGGTACGAGGAGGCTGACTTCAATAAAATTATTGAGATAAAAGAAAGAGAAGTCAAGCGTGTGAAGGTTTTTATGGATGAAGCCGACCAAAATGAAAAGGCTATTATCTTTTGTGCTACACAAAACCACGCTGCCGCCGTACGTGATTTGGTAAACCAATACAAGAAAAGCACCGACCCAAATTACTGTGTGCGTGTTACCGCCAATGACGGAGAAATAGGGGAGCAGTTCCTGCGAGAGTTTCAGGACAATGAAAAGACCATCCCTACTATACTCACCACTTCTCAGAAGCTATCAACGGGAGTGGATGCGAGGAATATCCGCAATATCGTCCTGATGCGACCAATAAACTCGATGATTGAGTTCAAGCAAATAGTGGGGCGTGGAACACGGTTATTTGATGGCAAAGAGTTTTTTACCATCTACGATTTTGTAGATGCCTATCATCATTTCGCAGACCCTGAGTGGGATGGCGAACCCGTAGAATTAGAAACAACGGAAAAGGAACCAAAAAAGAGTGTAGAGGAGCCAAGGGAAGAGAAGGCAAAGGAAGAAGAGACTGAAACAAAGCCTAAAAAAGTGAAGGTAAAGCTATCAAACGGGAAAGAGTTGGAAATACAGCATATGATTGCCACTTCATTTTGGAGTGCCGATGGGAAGCCTATTTCGGTGGAGGAATTTCTACATAACCTCTTTGGTGAGTTGCCGAAATTCTTTCAGAGTGAGGATGAATTACGAGAAATCTGGAGCAATCCCATAACGAGGAAAAATCTCCTAGAACGCTTGGCTGTCGCAGGGTATGGCAAGGACGAGCTGACCAATTTACAGAAGCTCATTGACGCTGAGAAGAGCGACCTTTTTGATGTTCTTGAATATGTATTCAATAGCGATGTGAAGCCAATTACAAGGGAAATGAGGGTAGCTGGTGCGCAATCAACGATATTCGCCAAGCTTAGTAGTAAGCAAAAGGAATTTATTGAGTTTGTGCTGAGTAAATACATTGAAACAGGAGTTGAGGAGCTTGACCAAGAGAAACTTCCAGACTTGTTGAAGATTAAGTATCAGTCTCTTGAGGATGCAAAGGAAGAATTGGGAGAGGTTATAAATATCAGCTCGTTATTCATTAACTTCCAGCCGTTCTTGTATAAAAGCGATAATGTCCGCCAATACGAGAGAATGAGTGTTTGA
- a CDS encoding helix-turn-helix domain-containing protein encodes MKRQSKPKEKASEILTLQEACKILHCHPNTLRNWDNKGFLKAIRFGTRGDRRYRRGDVLKIISNH; translated from the coding sequence ATGAAAAGACAATCCAAACCAAAAGAAAAAGCATCAGAGATTTTGACACTTCAGGAGGCGTGCAAGATTTTGCATTGCCATCCGAATACGCTTCGAAATTGGGACAACAAGGGATTTCTGAAGGCGATCCGGTTTGGGACGCGAGGAGACAGGAGATATCGGAGAGGGGATGTATTAAAGATCATCAGTAACCACTAA
- a CDS encoding adenine-specific methyltransferase EcoRI family protein: MANRSLNSNLHKANKAKKDEFYTQLIDIEKELKHYKEQFRGKVVYCNCDDPYESNFFKYFAANFNALGLKKLITTSYTKSPIAGGQLPLFEVEGLKPKGKEPFKIELNEVTDKDADGAVGLTDVKWLLKNDANIATPLKGSGDFRSEECIELLKQADIVVTNPPFSLFREYVAQLVEYKKKFLIIGNVNAITYKEIFPLIKDNKMWIGVSIHSGDREFRVPDDYPLNAAGHSIDKDGNKYIRVKGVRWFTNLDYKERHVDLVLYKKYQPKEYPRYDNYDAINVDKTADIPQDYADTIGVPITFMDKYNPSQFEIVALGNSRDNFTPNKVYINTKKIMKNGAKQNGNAINCVLAINQTKKPVDIIYYTSDNSDYLVAPYARILIKNKKVKKVI, encoded by the coding sequence ATGGCAAACAGGTCATTGAACAGTAATCTGCACAAAGCCAACAAAGCAAAAAAAGATGAGTTTTATACTCAGCTCATTGATATTGAAAAAGAACTGAAGCACTACAAAGAACAGTTTCGAGGTAAGGTAGTGTATTGTAATTGCGACGATCCGTATGAAAGTAATTTTTTCAAATATTTTGCCGCCAATTTTAACGCGCTTGGTCTCAAAAAGTTAATCACGACCAGTTATACAAAGTCGCCAATTGCCGGGGGACAGTTGCCACTCTTTGAAGTCGAAGGTTTAAAACCGAAAGGCAAAGAGCCGTTTAAGATTGAACTCAATGAAGTGACAGATAAAGATGCGGACGGTGCAGTGGGGCTGACTGATGTGAAGTGGCTCTTGAAAAATGATGCGAATATCGCCACTCCTCTTAAAGGAAGCGGAGATTTTCGCAGTGAGGAATGCATAGAGTTGCTCAAGCAAGCAGATATTGTGGTGACTAACCCGCCGTTTTCGCTGTTTCGTGAGTATGTGGCGCAGTTAGTTGAGTACAAAAAGAAGTTTCTAATTATTGGCAATGTTAATGCGATTACTTATAAGGAAATATTTCCGCTGATTAAAGATAATAAAATGTGGATCGGTGTTAGTATCCATAGCGGAGACCGTGAATTTAGAGTGCCCGATGATTATCCTTTAAATGCAGCTGGACACAGCATTGATAAAGACGGAAATAAATATATTCGTGTTAAGGGTGTGAGGTGGTTTACAAATCTCGATTATAAAGAGCGTCATGTTGATTTAGTTCTTTATAAAAAATACCAACCAAAAGAATATCCAAGGTATGATAATTACGACGCAATAAATGTTGATAAAACCGCTGATATTCCGCAGGATTATGCGGACACAATTGGCGTGCCCATAACATTTATGGACAAATATAATCCTAGCCAGTTTGAGATTGTTGCCCTTGGTAATAGTCGCGATAACTTTACGCCAAACAAAGTTTACATCAATACAAAAAAGATTATGAAAAATGGTGCCAAACAAAATGGAAACGCTATAAATTGTGTTTTGGCCATTAATCAAACAAAAAAACCAGTAGATATTATCTATTATACGAGTGACAATAGTGATTATTTGGTAGCACCATATGCGCGTATTTTAATTAAAAATAAGAAAGTAAAAAAAGTGATATGA
- a CDS encoding DUF262 domain-containing protein has protein sequence MKIDLHKIPIREVIAGYKDSAEEGVVAYEGKLDIRPKYQREFVYTGKQRDAVIETIKNGFPLNVMYWVKTDQGNFEVLDGQQRTISIGQYVTGDFSLNDRFFHNLTKEEQNQILDYELMVYFCEGTDKERLDWFRIINIAGEKLYDQELRNAVYTGPWLSDAKLKFSKSNCAAYLLANDGGSLVNGSPIRQEYLETALSWISEGKIEDYMAKHQHETNADELWQYFQNVIAWAHKTFTKYRKEMKGVEWGRLYNKYKDVVYDAKDIEEKTLKLIDDDEVQSLKGIYEYILTGEEKHLNLRQFDDKTKRKVFEKQKGKCVWCKETFEFEEMEADHITPWHEGGKTIAKNCQMLCKEDNRTKAGK, from the coding sequence ATGAAAATTGATCTACACAAAATTCCAATTCGCGAAGTGATTGCCGGCTACAAGGATAGCGCCGAGGAAGGTGTTGTTGCGTATGAAGGCAAGCTCGATATTCGCCCCAAGTATCAACGGGAGTTTGTCTATACTGGCAAGCAGAGAGATGCTGTGATTGAAACGATCAAAAACGGTTTTCCGCTTAATGTTATGTATTGGGTCAAAACCGATCAGGGAAATTTCGAAGTTTTGGACGGTCAACAACGCACCATCAGTATCGGACAATATGTCACCGGCGACTTCTCTCTCAATGATCGCTTTTTTCACAATCTGACCAAAGAGGAACAAAACCAAATTTTGGATTATGAGTTGATGGTTTATTTTTGCGAAGGCACAGACAAAGAACGATTGGACTGGTTCAGAATCATTAATATCGCTGGCGAAAAACTGTATGACCAAGAACTACGCAATGCGGTTTATACAGGTCCGTGGCTTTCCGACGCAAAACTGAAATTCAGCAAATCAAACTGCGCGGCGTATCTTTTGGCAAATGATGGCGGATCACTGGTAAACGGCTCGCCAATTCGGCAGGAGTATTTGGAAACCGCGCTTTCGTGGATTAGCGAGGGAAAAATTGAGGATTATATGGCAAAGCATCAGCATGAGACAAATGCCGATGAGCTATGGCAGTATTTTCAAAATGTCATTGCATGGGCTCACAAAACCTTTACTAAATATCGCAAAGAGATGAAGGGGGTTGAGTGGGGCAGGTTGTACAACAAGTACAAAGATGTTGTTTATGATGCCAAAGATATTGAGGAAAAAACGCTCAAGCTTATCGATGACGATGAAGTGCAGAGCTTAAAAGGCATTTACGAATATATTTTGACCGGTGAGGAAAAGCATTTAAATCTTCGTCAATTTGACGATAAGACGAAAAGAAAAGTCTTTGAGAAACAAAAAGGCAAATGCGTTTGGTGCAAAGAGACTTTTGAATTTGAAGAAATGGAAGCCGATCATATAACCCCTTGGCATGAGGGCGGAAAAACGATAGCCAAAAATTGTCAGATGCTCTGCAAGGAAGATAACCGGACAAAGGCGGGAAAATAA